Proteins co-encoded in one Pyxidicoccus xibeiensis genomic window:
- a CDS encoding phospholipase D-like domain-containing protein: protein MELLELPAWLETAWPHLVAVLTVLVSVLASAHAVLHKRDVRAAAGWVGVAWLVPVLGAVLYLLLGINRIRRRARSLSLRLEHGRFPPSPGVAPLGAEALGASRPEAAHLAPLVRLADAVVRRPLLPGNRVTVLESRTNAYPAMLEAIDGARTSLALCSYIFDNDSAGRRFVEALDSAVKRGVEVRVLVDAVGARYTWPPIMGRLKRAGIRAARFLPSLMPYRLPVANLRNHRKLLVVDGRVGFTGGMNIRKHFWPGEHAARDLHFRLEGPVVGQLQETFAEDWAFTTRERLSGDAWFPALAPAGPALARGIADGPDEDFETLRTVLLGALATARTSVRIVTPYFLPDATLITALGVAALRGVRVDILLPERGNLPVVQWASTAQLWQVLRPGCRVFLSAPPFDHAKLMVVDGAWSLIGSSNWDPRSLRLNFEFDVECYDAALARGLDAVVEERLKQARPLTLEQVDARSLPVRLRDGLARLLSPYL from the coding sequence ATGGAACTGCTCGAACTTCCCGCCTGGCTGGAGACCGCGTGGCCGCACCTGGTGGCGGTGCTGACGGTGCTGGTCAGCGTGCTGGCCAGCGCGCATGCGGTGCTGCACAAGCGGGACGTGCGGGCGGCGGCGGGCTGGGTGGGGGTGGCGTGGCTGGTGCCGGTGCTGGGCGCGGTGCTCTACCTGCTGCTGGGCATCAACCGCATCCGCCGCCGGGCGCGCTCGCTGTCGCTGCGGCTGGAGCATGGCCGCTTCCCGCCGTCGCCGGGCGTGGCGCCCCTGGGGGCGGAGGCGCTGGGCGCCTCGAGGCCCGAGGCCGCGCACCTGGCCCCGCTCGTCCGGCTGGCGGATGCAGTGGTGCGCCGGCCGCTCCTGCCGGGCAACCGCGTCACGGTGCTGGAGTCCCGGACGAATGCGTACCCGGCCATGCTGGAGGCGATTGACGGGGCGCGCACGTCGCTGGCGCTGTGCAGCTACATCTTCGACAACGACTCAGCGGGCCGGCGCTTCGTGGAGGCGCTGGACTCGGCGGTGAAGCGGGGCGTGGAGGTGCGGGTGCTGGTGGACGCGGTGGGCGCGCGCTACACGTGGCCGCCCATCATGGGCCGGCTCAAGCGCGCGGGCATCCGGGCCGCGCGCTTCCTGCCCTCGCTGATGCCCTACCGGCTCCCTGTCGCCAACCTGCGCAACCACCGCAAGCTGCTGGTGGTGGATGGGCGGGTGGGCTTCACCGGCGGCATGAACATCCGCAAGCACTTCTGGCCCGGAGAACACGCCGCCCGCGACTTGCACTTCCGGCTGGAGGGCCCGGTGGTGGGGCAGTTGCAGGAGACGTTCGCCGAGGACTGGGCCTTCACCACGCGCGAGCGGCTGTCCGGCGACGCGTGGTTCCCGGCGCTGGCCCCGGCCGGCCCGGCGCTGGCGCGGGGCATCGCCGACGGGCCGGACGAGGACTTCGAGACGCTGCGCACGGTGCTGCTGGGCGCGCTGGCGACGGCGCGCACGTCGGTGCGCATCGTCACCCCCTACTTCTTGCCGGACGCGACGCTCATCACCGCGCTGGGCGTGGCGGCGCTGCGCGGGGTGCGGGTGGACATCCTGCTGCCCGAGCGCGGCAACCTGCCGGTGGTGCAGTGGGCCAGCACCGCGCAGCTGTGGCAGGTGCTGCGGCCCGGCTGCCGCGTCTTCCTCAGCGCGCCCCCGTTCGACCACGCCAAGCTGATGGTGGTGGACGGCGCATGGTCGCTCATCGGCTCGTCCAACTGGGACCCGCGCTCGCTGCGGCTCAACTTCGAGTTCGACGTGGAGTGCTACGACGCGGCGCTGGCCCGCGGCCTGGACGCCGTGGTGGAGGAGCGCCTGAAGCAGGCGCGTCCCCTCACCCTGGAGCAGGTGGATGCCCGCTCCCTGCCCGTGCGCCTGCGCGACGGGCTGGCGCGGCTGTTGTCGCCGTACCTCTAG
- a CDS encoding MBL fold metallo-hydrolase, which yields MELGFETIGNATLICHDDGPVLVTDPWTDGGAYFGSWTLSHEVPEAQRDAIQRCQYVWLSHGHPDHLSVESLEKLRSSTLLVPNHFGNRIRDDLRGQGFNVHVLMDRVWTQLSSRIRVMCLPDMNQDAVLLVDVGGRLLINLNDAGDRGWGRYVRNIVRGYKESYLLALSGYGDADMINYFTEDGQRIPPYAAAKNPVGRTIARQAEFYGARYFVPFSSMHKYQRADSVWASEYTTTLEDYAKGFESQSCALLPAFIQQDFLKDSTELIRPKERALRPVDPKEFGDDWSELLEADEAKALRDYFTSIEHLGSALDFLRFRVGGQDHVIEFHRRRFRRGITFEAPRNSLMTAVRYQVFDDLLIGNFMKTTLHGDFGEGKLYPDFSPYVAKYADNGKARTRNELKTYFADYRGRDPVGFLRTQVEAHCVRPLQTQSAELLRTLLPADSAAFRTAKETFWRVRRALL from the coding sequence ATGGAACTGGGTTTCGAGACCATTGGGAATGCCACACTCATCTGCCATGACGACGGTCCGGTCCTCGTAACGGACCCGTGGACGGACGGCGGGGCGTACTTCGGAAGCTGGACCCTGTCGCACGAGGTGCCCGAGGCCCAGCGCGACGCCATCCAGCGGTGCCAGTACGTGTGGCTGTCTCACGGCCACCCGGACCACCTGAGCGTGGAGTCGCTGGAGAAGCTGCGCTCGAGCACGCTGCTGGTGCCCAACCACTTCGGCAACCGCATCCGGGACGACCTGCGCGGGCAGGGCTTCAACGTCCATGTGCTGATGGACCGCGTGTGGACGCAGCTGTCCTCGCGCATCCGCGTCATGTGCCTGCCGGACATGAACCAGGACGCGGTGCTGCTGGTGGACGTGGGCGGGCGGCTGCTCATCAACCTCAATGACGCCGGGGACCGCGGCTGGGGCCGCTACGTGCGCAACATCGTCCGGGGCTACAAGGAGTCGTACCTGCTGGCCCTGTCCGGCTACGGCGACGCGGACATGATCAACTACTTCACCGAGGACGGGCAGCGCATACCGCCCTACGCCGCGGCGAAGAACCCGGTGGGCCGCACCATCGCCCGCCAGGCGGAGTTCTACGGCGCCCGCTACTTCGTGCCCTTCAGCTCCATGCACAAGTACCAGCGCGCCGACAGCGTCTGGGCCTCCGAGTACACCACCACGCTGGAGGACTACGCCAAGGGCTTCGAGTCCCAGTCCTGCGCGCTCCTGCCCGCCTTCATCCAGCAGGACTTCCTCAAGGACAGCACCGAGCTCATCCGCCCGAAGGAGCGCGCCCTGCGCCCGGTGGACCCGAAGGAATTCGGCGACGACTGGAGCGAGCTCTTGGAGGCGGACGAGGCGAAGGCGCTGCGCGACTACTTCACCTCCATCGAGCACCTGGGCAGCGCGCTCGACTTCCTCCGCTTCCGCGTGGGCGGACAGGACCACGTCATCGAGTTCCACCGCCGCCGCTTCCGCCGGGGCATCACCTTCGAGGCGCCGCGCAACTCGCTGATGACGGCCGTGCGCTACCAGGTCTTCGATGACCTGCTCATCGGCAACTTCATGAAGACGACGCTGCACGGCGACTTCGGCGAGGGGAAGCTGTACCCGGACTTCAGCCCGTACGTCGCCAAGTACGCGGACAACGGCAAGGCCCGCACGCGCAACGAGCTGAAGACGTACTTCGCCGACTACCGGGGCCGGGACCCGGTGGGCTTCCTGCGCACCCAGGTGGAGGCCCACTGCGTGCGGCCGCTCCAGACGCAGTCCGCGGAGCTCTTGCGCACGCTGCTGCCGGCGGACTCGGCGGCCTTCCGCACCGCGAAGGAGACCTTCTGGCGGGTGCGCCGCGCGCTCCTCTAG
- a CDS encoding ATP-binding protein, with the protein MPRWFNTAGPCTPANHYMLPAMKRLPEVQRLIDQQGYFVVHAPRQTGKTTALLSLAQELNAGGKHVAALVSMEVGAAFSHDVGTAESAILQSWLSAARAQLPPEHQPPPVSEAPTGSRIATALAAWSEAVAKPLVVFLDEVDALQNGLLISVLRQLRDGYRNRPGHFPASLALIGLRDVRDYKVATGDSDRPGTASPFNIKVRSLTLRDFTEDEVAELYAQHTAETGQRFEPEALALAFELTQGQPWLVNALAKVVVEELVPDTSQPVRRADVERAKGLLIQRQETHLDSLAVRLREPRIRAVLEPMLAGGLLGDVAEDDRRFAVDLGLLRRNPEGTLEVANPIYREILIRTLASGTRDTLPTIQPSWLKPDGRIDTERLRDAFLAFWRQHGEPLLATAPYHEVAPHLVLMAFLHRVVNGGGTIEREYAIGRGRMDLCVRHGPDTLAIEIKVWRDREPDPLAEGLTQLDGYLEGLGQPSGWLVLFDRRSGQPPIAQRTRTEEARTPSGRPVTVIRA; encoded by the coding sequence ATGCCTCGCTGGTTCAACACCGCCGGTCCATGCACTCCGGCCAATCACTACATGCTGCCGGCGATGAAGCGCCTGCCCGAGGTGCAGCGGCTGATTGACCAGCAGGGCTACTTCGTCGTCCATGCACCCCGGCAGACAGGCAAGACGACCGCGCTGCTCTCGCTCGCCCAGGAGCTGAACGCTGGCGGCAAGCATGTGGCGGCCCTGGTCTCCATGGAGGTGGGGGCCGCGTTCTCACATGACGTGGGCACCGCCGAGTCCGCCATCCTCCAGAGCTGGCTCAGTGCCGCGAGGGCGCAGCTCCCGCCCGAGCATCAACCGCCACCCGTTTCCGAGGCGCCGACTGGAAGCCGCATCGCCACCGCCCTGGCGGCCTGGTCGGAGGCCGTGGCAAAGCCCCTGGTGGTCTTCCTGGATGAGGTCGACGCGCTCCAGAACGGCCTGCTCATCTCCGTGCTGCGTCAGCTCCGCGACGGCTATCGCAACCGACCTGGACATTTCCCTGCTTCGCTCGCGCTCATCGGCCTGCGCGACGTGCGCGATTACAAGGTGGCCACCGGCGACAGCGACCGACCTGGCACCGCCAGCCCCTTCAACATCAAGGTCCGCTCCCTCACCCTCCGCGACTTCACCGAGGACGAGGTCGCTGAGCTCTACGCCCAGCACACCGCCGAGACGGGACAGCGCTTCGAGCCAGAGGCGCTCGCCCTCGCCTTCGAGCTCACCCAGGGTCAGCCCTGGCTCGTCAATGCCCTGGCGAAGGTCGTCGTCGAGGAGCTCGTTCCCGATACGTCACAGCCTGTCCGACGCGCGGACGTCGAGCGTGCCAAGGGGCTCCTCATCCAGCGGCAGGAGACACACCTGGACAGCCTCGCCGTGCGGCTGCGCGAGCCGCGCATCCGCGCCGTCCTCGAGCCCATGCTCGCGGGTGGGTTGCTCGGTGACGTGGCTGAAGACGACAGGCGCTTCGCCGTGGACCTGGGGCTGCTGCGCCGCAATCCAGAGGGCACACTCGAGGTCGCCAATCCCATCTACCGGGAGATTCTCATCCGCACGCTCGCCTCCGGCACGCGCGATACCCTGCCCACCATCCAGCCCTCCTGGCTGAAGCCGGACGGGCGCATCGACACCGAGCGGCTGCGGGACGCCTTCCTCGCCTTCTGGCGTCAGCACGGTGAGCCGCTGCTGGCCACCGCGCCCTACCATGAGGTGGCACCCCACCTCGTGCTGATGGCCTTCCTCCACCGCGTGGTCAACGGCGGAGGCACCATCGAGCGTGAGTACGCCATCGGCCGCGGGCGCATGGACCTGTGCGTGCGCCACGGGCCGGACACCCTGGCCATCGAAATCAAGGTCTGGCGGGACAGGGAGCCGGACCCGCTGGCCGAGGGACTCACCCAGCTCGACGGCTACCTGGAGGGCCTTGGACAGCCGAGCGGCTGGCTCGTGCTCTTCGACCGCAGGAGCGGCCAGCCGCCCATCGCCCAGCGCACCCGCACCGAGGAGGCCCGGACACCCTCGGGCCGCCCCGTCACGGTCATCCGCGCGTGA
- a CDS encoding M57 family metalloprotease, whose protein sequence is MLKFRSIALMAGVALLGTACGGPEASETSAPTMSWEEFQANAYQDEEGKFIIDGDLAFDSKEELKAFFDENIATETGSSEGGLAVYYLSGRDVKWTATQARNLTYCVSSSSFGSRYSTVVSAMNSATAAWEGTANVNFVHSTTYDGSCTASQAGVLFDVRQTSTTSYVARAFFPNSARSGRNILISTSAFGGGGSWSLTGVLRHELGHVLGLRHEHTRSTASGCYEDANWRALTSYDRASVMHYPQCNGTQTGDLVLTSLDRTGARALYP, encoded by the coding sequence ATGCTCAAGTTCCGTTCGATTGCGCTGATGGCTGGTGTTGCTCTTCTCGGTACTGCTTGCGGTGGCCCCGAGGCCTCCGAGACCTCCGCCCCGACGATGTCGTGGGAGGAGTTCCAGGCGAACGCCTACCAGGATGAAGAGGGCAAGTTCATCATCGACGGCGACCTCGCCTTCGATTCGAAGGAGGAGCTGAAGGCGTTCTTTGACGAGAACATCGCCACCGAGACGGGCAGCAGCGAGGGCGGCCTGGCCGTGTACTACCTCAGCGGCCGCGACGTGAAGTGGACCGCCACGCAGGCCCGCAACCTGACCTACTGCGTGAGCAGCAGCAGCTTCGGCAGCCGCTACAGCACCGTGGTCAGCGCGATGAACAGCGCGACGGCGGCCTGGGAGGGCACGGCGAACGTGAACTTCGTCCACAGCACCACCTACGACGGCAGCTGCACGGCGTCGCAGGCGGGCGTGCTGTTCGACGTGCGCCAGACCTCCACCACGTCCTACGTGGCGCGCGCGTTCTTCCCGAACTCCGCTCGCTCGGGCCGCAACATCCTCATCTCCACCAGCGCCTTCGGCGGTGGCGGCTCCTGGTCGCTGACGGGCGTGCTGCGCCACGAGCTGGGCCACGTGCTCGGCCTGCGTCACGAGCACACCCGCTCCACGGCGAGCGGCTGCTACGAGGACGCCAACTGGCGCGCGCTGACCTCGTATGACCGCGCCTCGGTCATGCACTACCCCCAGTGCAACGGCACGCAGACGGGCGACCTGGTCCTCACCAGCCTGGACCGCACGGGCGCTCGCGCGCTGTACCCGTAA
- a CDS encoding DUF5335 family protein codes for MHHTREIPREGWADYLALLSSLERDHWVRIESESLETGDQPVASRLPLVEIALEEKGSDTGALEIIVGRPGDELTHRILKPDHIYADESESGELECLDIEDAEHGKTLIFFEPSQQSEEQGAGAPM; via the coding sequence ATGCACCACACTCGTGAGATTCCCCGGGAGGGCTGGGCCGACTACCTCGCCCTGCTGAGCAGCCTGGAGCGCGACCACTGGGTCCGCATCGAGTCGGAGAGCCTCGAGACGGGGGACCAGCCCGTCGCGAGCCGCCTGCCGCTCGTGGAGATTGCGCTGGAGGAGAAGGGCTCCGACACGGGCGCCCTCGAAATCATCGTCGGCCGGCCGGGCGACGAGCTCACCCACCGCATCCTGAAGCCGGACCACATCTACGCCGACGAGAGCGAGAGCGGCGAGCTGGAGTGCCTCGACATCGAGGATGCGGAGCACGGCAAGACGCTCATCTTCTTCGAGCCCTCGCAGCAGAGCGAGGAGCAGGGCGCGGGCGCGCCGATGTAG
- a CDS encoding DNA topoisomerase 3: MRWEEMGESPGEDKLGRTDGAGARASGRGSVLAVLAEKPSVARDLARVLGANERGEGFLRGNGYVVTWAIGHLVGLAQPHEMRPEWKKWNRALLPMLPGDWPLVVSTETRSQFEVVKRVLNAPEVSGVVCATDAGREGELIFRYIYEAAGCRKPVRRLWVSSLTERAIQEGFRKLADGRDYEPLAAAARGRSRADWLVGMNLSRLYTLAHGGHGEMLSVGRVQTPTLAMVVERELAIRDFVPRDYLEVVATFVPRAKGVAPGARYRGTWFRSGPDGKPVVPPGEAPREARRLDADGVEAQAIIDRVRRGSAAIESLEAEEKKMPPPLLYDLTELQRHANRLYGFSAQRTLEVAQALYEKHKLLSYPRTASRHLSHSVADTLPEVVNAIRAPFEEDLAPGTGSRPLGKRYVDDAKVTDHHAIIPTPTSPDGVRLSPDEQRIYDLVCRRVLQAWHEDHVWRVTTVVTAVKSGDAAAPVVDRFQSTGTVVERVGWKVLDIGGGQKAPRPKAEGKKGEDEEREPDDEPQSLPSGLERGQPQTVEDAEAVKKRTRPPPRFTDATLLTAMETAGRALDEKELADAMRETGLGTPATRAAIIEVLLDREYLRRRGKVMEATEKGIFLIQVVHPDVKTPAMTGQWEAWLQRIERGEGQLDEFLRGIEDYVREVVGHGPASPGVTASRLPQGVPGEATRMSPGRAGQEGGAGAPPGQGRPMMPVQAAPASFQDAGAPRALAAAAGTPGAGGPRRVASSAFSDAAVVMTPGRAGAPGASWSTGTAGSAASRSTSADSSSWNAGTPAAAPPSPAPWNAGTQGRASGARSSRASTAMSPGQRPERTPRAPTPPDNLRPLLKAAFGFSEFRPYQEAVCRAATAGEDLLLVMPTGAGKSLCYQLPGLARAGTTLVVSPLIALMEDQVARLQSLGFAADRIHSGRDRATSRQVCADYLEERLDFLFIAPERLGVPGFVEFLARRTPALIAIDEAHCISQWGHDFRPDYRLLGARLPLLRPAPVVALTATATPDVQRDIVQQLGLHGHGGKARTFIHGFRRTNIAIEVRELNPSARGDAIRSLLQDEENRPAIVYAATRKHAEQFADLLADEFPSAAYHAGLQPAERDRVQAEFLRGALDVIVATTAFGMGIDKPDVRTVIHAALPASLEGYYQELGRAGRDGKPSRAVLLHSYIDRRTHEFFHRRDYPETQVLERLFHATGVQLEPKVVLQGRVRGDPEVFDKALEQLWIHGGVVMTPEETVARGKPGWMASYSAQRDRKLLHLEQMGRYAEAHGCRMKQLVAHFGDVQDSGEPCGLCDVCAPESCATLRFAEPTSAERHFLERILESLRERDGQAMGRLHRELFGESLPRRDFERLAGGLVRAGLARLDEDSFDKDGQVITFQRLSLTEEGRRTQVVDPRHVVLPLALEKAPKRKRGKGSEAGKGAKRPSRKRSARGAEPEGGDRPRHWRANAPAEAEASRSSWNASRAGGAARSGRTDVVYDDAPAPTGSGRARRAVLSDSDGAEASPKLVEALKAWRLAEARKRKVPAFRILTDRVLGAIAMARPESGAELMAIHGVGPALTERYGTQILSIISGR, encoded by the coding sequence ATGAGGTGGGAAGAGATGGGCGAGTCGCCCGGCGAGGACAAGCTCGGCAGGACGGACGGTGCGGGGGCGCGAGCCTCGGGGCGGGGCTCCGTCCTGGCGGTGCTGGCGGAGAAGCCCTCGGTGGCCAGGGACCTTGCCCGGGTGCTCGGAGCGAACGAGCGCGGCGAGGGCTTCCTTCGCGGCAATGGCTACGTGGTGACGTGGGCCATCGGCCACCTGGTGGGGCTGGCGCAGCCGCACGAGATGCGCCCGGAGTGGAAGAAGTGGAACCGCGCGCTGCTGCCCATGCTGCCGGGGGACTGGCCGCTCGTCGTCTCCACGGAGACGCGCTCCCAGTTCGAGGTGGTGAAGCGGGTGCTCAACGCGCCGGAGGTGTCCGGGGTGGTGTGCGCCACGGACGCGGGCCGCGAGGGCGAGCTCATCTTCCGCTACATCTATGAGGCGGCGGGGTGCCGCAAGCCGGTGCGACGGCTGTGGGTGTCCTCGCTGACGGAGCGGGCCATCCAGGAGGGTTTCCGCAAGCTCGCGGACGGGCGCGACTACGAGCCGCTGGCCGCCGCGGCCCGGGGGCGCAGCCGGGCGGACTGGCTGGTGGGGATGAACCTGTCGCGCCTGTACACGCTGGCGCACGGGGGCCACGGGGAGATGCTGAGCGTGGGCCGGGTGCAGACGCCCACGCTGGCCATGGTGGTGGAGCGCGAGCTGGCCATCCGCGACTTCGTGCCCCGGGACTACCTGGAGGTGGTGGCCACCTTCGTTCCCCGGGCGAAGGGCGTTGCTCCGGGGGCGCGGTACAGGGGCACGTGGTTCCGCTCCGGGCCGGACGGCAAGCCGGTGGTGCCGCCGGGCGAGGCCCCGCGCGAGGCGCGCCGGCTGGACGCGGATGGGGTGGAGGCCCAGGCCATCATCGACCGCGTGCGACGGGGGAGCGCGGCGATTGAGTCCCTGGAGGCGGAGGAGAAGAAGATGCCGCCTCCGCTCCTCTACGACTTGACGGAGCTGCAGCGGCACGCGAACCGGCTGTATGGCTTCAGCGCGCAGCGCACGCTGGAGGTGGCGCAGGCGCTCTACGAGAAGCACAAGCTCCTGAGCTACCCGCGCACGGCGAGCCGGCACCTGTCGCACTCGGTGGCGGACACGCTGCCGGAGGTGGTGAACGCCATCCGCGCGCCGTTCGAGGAGGACCTGGCGCCGGGCACGGGCTCGAGGCCGCTCGGCAAGCGGTACGTGGACGACGCGAAGGTGACGGACCACCACGCCATCATCCCCACGCCCACGTCTCCGGACGGGGTGCGCCTGTCGCCGGACGAGCAGCGCATCTACGACCTGGTGTGCCGGCGGGTGCTCCAGGCGTGGCACGAGGACCACGTGTGGCGCGTCACCACGGTGGTGACGGCGGTGAAGTCCGGAGACGCGGCGGCGCCGGTGGTGGACCGCTTCCAGAGCACGGGCACCGTGGTGGAGCGGGTTGGCTGGAAGGTGCTGGACATCGGCGGCGGGCAGAAGGCGCCGCGCCCGAAGGCGGAGGGCAAGAAGGGCGAGGACGAGGAGCGCGAGCCGGACGACGAGCCGCAGTCCCTGCCCAGCGGGCTGGAGCGCGGGCAGCCGCAGACGGTGGAGGACGCGGAGGCGGTGAAGAAGCGCACGCGCCCGCCGCCGCGCTTCACGGATGCGACGCTGCTGACCGCGATGGAGACGGCGGGCAGGGCGCTCGACGAGAAGGAGCTGGCGGATGCGATGCGCGAGACGGGGCTGGGCACGCCGGCCACTCGCGCGGCCATCATCGAGGTGCTGCTGGACCGGGAGTACCTGCGCCGTCGCGGCAAGGTGATGGAGGCGACGGAGAAGGGCATCTTCCTCATCCAGGTGGTGCACCCGGACGTGAAGACGCCGGCCATGACGGGCCAGTGGGAAGCGTGGCTCCAGCGCATCGAGCGCGGTGAAGGGCAGCTGGACGAGTTCCTCCGGGGCATCGAGGACTATGTCCGCGAGGTGGTGGGCCACGGGCCCGCGAGCCCGGGCGTCACGGCATCGCGGCTGCCGCAGGGCGTGCCAGGCGAGGCGACGCGCATGTCGCCCGGCCGGGCAGGGCAGGAAGGAGGCGCGGGGGCACCTCCGGGGCAGGGACGTCCGATGATGCCCGTGCAGGCGGCACCTGCGTCGTTCCAGGATGCCGGGGCGCCTCGTGCTCTCGCAGCCGCGGCAGGGACTCCAGGCGCGGGTGGGCCGCGCCGGGTTGCCTCGAGCGCGTTCTCGGATGCGGCGGTGGTGATGACGCCGGGCCGGGCGGGGGCTCCAGGGGCTTCGTGGAGCACGGGGACCGCAGGTAGCGCCGCCTCACGGAGCACCAGCGCAGATTCCTCCTCGTGGAACGCGGGGACTCCGGCTGCCGCCCCACCAAGCCCTGCGCCGTGGAACGCGGGCACGCAGGGCCGGGCCTCCGGGGCCCGCAGCAGTCGCGCCTCCACGGCGATGTCTCCGGGGCAGCGGCCGGAGCGGACGCCCCGTGCGCCCACGCCGCCGGACAACCTCCGTCCCCTGTTGAAGGCGGCCTTCGGCTTCTCCGAGTTCCGGCCATACCAGGAGGCCGTGTGCCGCGCGGCCACGGCGGGCGAGGACCTGCTGCTCGTCATGCCCACCGGCGCGGGCAAGTCACTCTGCTACCAGCTCCCCGGCCTCGCGCGCGCGGGCACCACGCTCGTGGTCAGCCCGCTCATCGCGCTGATGGAGGACCAGGTGGCGCGGCTCCAGTCGCTCGGCTTCGCGGCGGACCGCATCCACTCCGGGCGCGACAGGGCCACCTCCCGCCAGGTGTGCGCCGACTACCTCGAGGAGCGCCTCGACTTCCTCTTCATCGCGCCCGAGCGGCTCGGTGTCCCCGGCTTCGTGGAGTTCCTCGCGCGCCGCACCCCCGCGCTCATCGCCATCGACGAGGCGCACTGCATCTCCCAGTGGGGCCATGACTTCCGTCCGGACTACCGGCTGCTCGGCGCCCGGCTGCCCCTCTTGCGCCCCGCGCCCGTGGTGGCCCTCACCGCCACCGCCACGCCGGACGTGCAGCGCGACATCGTCCAGCAGCTCGGCCTGCACGGGCACGGCGGCAAGGCGCGCACCTTCATCCACGGCTTCCGCCGCACCAACATCGCCATCGAGGTGCGCGAGCTGAACCCCAGCGCGCGGGGTGACGCCATCCGCTCCCTCCTCCAGGACGAGGAGAACCGGCCCGCCATCGTCTACGCCGCCACGCGCAAGCACGCCGAGCAGTTCGCGGACCTGCTCGCGGACGAGTTCCCCTCGGCCGCCTACCACGCCGGCCTCCAGCCCGCGGAGCGGGACCGGGTGCAGGCCGAGTTCCTCCGGGGCGCGCTCGACGTCATCGTCGCCACCACCGCGTTCGGCATGGGCATCGACAAGCCGGACGTGCGCACCGTCATCCACGCCGCGCTGCCGGCGAGCCTGGAGGGCTACTACCAGGAGCTGGGCCGCGCGGGCCGGGACGGCAAGCCCTCGCGCGCGGTGCTGCTGCACTCGTACATCGACCGGCGCACGCACGAGTTCTTCCACCGCCGCGACTACCCCGAGACACAGGTGCTGGAGCGGCTGTTCCACGCCACCGGCGTGCAGCTGGAGCCCAAGGTGGTCCTCCAGGGGCGCGTGCGCGGGGACCCGGAGGTGTTCGACAAGGCGCTGGAGCAGCTCTGGATTCACGGCGGCGTGGTGATGACGCCGGAAGAGACGGTGGCGCGCGGCAAGCCCGGGTGGATGGCCTCGTACAGCGCGCAGCGGGACCGCAAGCTGCTGCACCTGGAGCAGATGGGGCGCTACGCGGAGGCCCATGGCTGCCGCATGAAGCAGCTGGTGGCGCACTTCGGCGACGTGCAGGACTCCGGCGAGCCGTGCGGCCTGTGCGACGTCTGTGCCCCCGAGTCCTGCGCCACGCTGCGCTTCGCCGAGCCCACCTCCGCCGAGCGGCACTTCCTGGAGCGCATCCTGGAGTCGCTGCGCGAGCGCGACGGGCAGGCCATGGGCCGGCTCCACCGCGAGCTGTTCGGCGAGTCCCTGCCGCGCCGCGACTTCGAGCGGCTCGCGGGCGGCCTGGTGCGCGCGGGGCTGGCGCGGCTGGACGAGGACTCGTTCGACAAGGACGGCCAGGTCATCACCTTCCAGCGCCTGTCCCTCACGGAGGAGGGCCGGCGCACCCAGGTCGTGGACCCGCGGCACGTCGTCCTGCCCCTGGCCCTGGAGAAGGCGCCGAAGCGCAAGCGCGGCAAGGGCTCCGAGGCCGGGAAGGGGGCGAAGCGCCCCTCCCGCAAGCGCTCGGCCCGGGGCGCGGAGCCGGAGGGCGGGGACAGGCCCCGGCACTGGCGCGCGAATGCGCCGGCGGAGGCCGAGGCGTCCCGCTCCTCCTGGAATGCCTCCCGCGCCGGCGGCGCGGCCCGGAGCGGGCGCACGGACGTGGTGTACGACGACGCACCGGCCCCCACCGGCTCGGGACGGGCCCGGCGCGCGGTGCTGAGCGACTCGGACGGGGCGGAGGCGTCGCCGAAGCTGGTGGAGGCGCTCAAGGCGTGGCGGCTCGCGGAGGCGCGCAAGCGCAAGGTGCCCGCGTTCCGCATCCTCACGGACCGGGTGCTGGGGGCCATCGCCATGGCGCGGCCGGAGAGCGGCGCGGAGCTGATGGCCATTCACGGCGTGGGCCCCGCGCTCACCGAGCGCTACGGCACGCAGATTCTCTCCATCATCTCGGGCCGCTGA